A part of Aegilops tauschii subsp. strangulata cultivar AL8/78 chromosome 2, Aet v6.0, whole genome shotgun sequence genomic DNA contains:
- the LOC141040719 gene encoding uncharacterized protein, producing the protein MNRRFVNLLVDKFSAPRPAFKLHRIDPATLFYPTGSPKPPDPVAGPAPGRLPPAAMSFDRPCEWHHTGWIDFMAFKKSIVVAVDNKGRTLLYDSVARAVRTVNPMQPPLDSPRVFVGMGARLYVMEIEDDLPSRLRCDYMFSDYDSDGDYKDAKDHSEHKETPSPHPCAICAFTVVRDSQIWVSMVAAGTYSFDTVSSEWSKVGAWVLPFRGRTVYVPEYKLWIGFSDEDNRLCAPDLTLTVPVPHKLWEDPTLSDGCSVTASHLLPLGTGRLCVARLLQEETKTGSFTVLSGVEVFRVGGSGSIQMIKHKSRCYSFRERDDVKLII; encoded by the exons ATGAACCGCCGGTTCGTGAATCTGCTGGTGGATAAGTTTAGCGCGCCCCGACCCGCCTTCAAGCTGCACCGCATAGACCCCGCGACCTTGTTCTACCCCACCGGATCACCAAAACCACCAGATCCTGTAGCAGGTCCGGCTCCCGGGAGGCTTCCTCCAGCCGCCATGTCCTTCGACCGGCCCTGCGAGTGGCACCACACAGGGTGGATCGACTTCATGGCCTTCAAGAAGAGCATCGTCGTCGCCGTGGACAACAAGGGCCGCACCCTCCTCTACGACAGCGTTGCGCGGGCCGTCCGCACCGTGAACCCGATGCAGCCCCCTCTCGACTCGCCCCGCGTGTTCGTGGGCATGGGCGCCCGCCTGTACGTCATGGAGATCGAGGATGACCTGCCGTCCCGGCTTCGCTG TGATTACATGTTTTCTGATTACGACTCCGATGGTGATTACAAAGATGCTAAGGACCACTCAGAGCACAAGGAGACTCCATCGCCACACCCCTGTGCTATCTGTGCCTTTACGGTGGTCCGCGACTCGCAGATCTGGGTGTCCATGGTGGCCGCTGGTACGTACTCATTTGACACTGTAAGCAGCGAGTGGAGCAAAGTCGGTGCATGGGTCCTGCCGTTCAGAGGCCGCACCGTGTATGTTCCTGAGTACAAGCTCTGGATTGGCTTCTCAGACGAAGACAACCGGCTCTGCGCGCCAGACCTCACTCTCACAGTGCCAGTTCCGCATAAGCTATGGGAAGATCCGACTCTGTCCGATGGGTGTTCTGTGACGGCATCCCACCTCCTACCTTTAGGTACTGGAAGGTTGTGTGTGGCCAGGCTGTTGCAGGAGGAGACTAAGACGGGGAGCTTTACGGTGTTGTCCGGCGTCGAGGTTTTCAGGGTTGGCGGCTCAGGGAGTATCCAGATGATCAAGCACAAGTCCAGATGTTACAGCTTCCGAGAGAGAGATGACGTCAAACTGATAATATGA